The DNA window tactaggactttaattttatattaataaatgctTAATATACATGTTTGTAATCTTTGTTCCGTTCTTGATTACTACAGGAGTTCCTTGACTCATTAAATCTAATGCCTTCTAATAATCCCATCCAATTATCAACGATGACGCCTagacttatataaaaaaaatgtagtgtagcgttaaaaaataaagaaaaataaattgagtagCCTCCAAGCTTTGTAAACTTGGTTACCACGTTTGTTCCTTCCTTGTCTGCAAAGTGGTTTGACCATGACTACGGTCCACTCCTCCAAAGGAGCAAATGGCAGAAATTGCTTGGGGCCTAAAGAGGAGTGACTGCTGCTTCTTGTGGGTAGTCAGAGAATCGGAAAGGAAAAAACTTCCAACCAACTTTGTGGAGGAGTCATCAGAGAAGGGTCTGATTGTGACCTGGAGCCCGCAGCTAGAGGTTCTGGCTCACAAGTCTGTCGGTTGCTTCATGACTCATTGTGGGTGGAACTCAACACTCGAGGCATTGAGCTTAGGAGTGCCAATGGTGGCAATGCCACACTGGACTGATCAACCAACAAATGCAAAGTGCATTGCCGATGTTTGGCATGTAGGGGTTAGAGtgaaggaaaatgaaaagggGATTGTCACAAAAGAAGAGGTAGAAGGGTGTATAAGGGAAGTGATGGAAGGTGAAAGAGGGAATGAGATGAGAAGGAACTCTGAGAAATGGATGAAACTAGCCAAAACAGCAGTAGATGAAGGCGGAAGCTCTGATAAGAATATTACGGAATTTGCAGCAGAACTTGCAAGGAAGTTCCATGAAACCAAAGATTCAAAAGTGTGAAAGCCTACATATGCACGGCCTTAAAACTTGAAAATGCATGTTATTTAGCTGATGTAGTTTGCCtcaatcataaacttgattacACATCCCCACCTAATTCAACTAGATCAACACCATATGAAAGGCATGATTTCTCAATCTGAAGAATAAACTTGCACAGAGTATTTTATTTCCAGAGGCACGAGATATAACTGTCACACCCAATATATCGATTTCTTGTTCTGTACTGTGTACCtatatcatttatatatttatcagaATTCACTTTTACAGCACTAGCAAGCATGTCCAGCTTTATCAACGAGCTGGGAAAACCAAGGTTACTCTTATATATATGACCCTAACAGATAGGGGTCAGGTATATAGCCCCACGTCAAACAAAATTGCTCAAAAACTCATCTACGGATCCTAATCACATTAGATGGCATGCCATTTTATCGTTAAATAAACTATTCGTCAGGTAGAGTACTATCCAGACAACAGCAGGAAAGAATTTGAAGGAAGATTTTTTTACATCTCCCTCTCTTCAGTTGCTTTGGCATCTTCCGTCCACCTGCCTAATTTGACAATGTCTTCCACAAGATTCTTTCCATCTGTTCGATGGAAAATGATCTAAGTATCAGTTATACatggtaaaaaagaaaacaatactaAATTTATCAAATGCTCAACAAAATGACAAGAAgcagagaaaaaataaaaggtagaaGAAAAGAATCATGTTAAATTTCTGACCCTTGATAGATTTCCATAAGAAACTCAAAACACCCAATTGGATTGAGAAAATTATCTGTTG is part of the Populus trichocarpa isolate Nisqually-1 chromosome 7, P.trichocarpa_v4.1, whole genome shotgun sequence genome and encodes:
- the LOC18100832 gene encoding UDP-glycosyltransferase 74E2: MAEIAWGLKRSDCCFLWVVRESERKKLPTNFVEESSEKGLIVTWSPQLEVLAHKSVGCFMTHCGWNSTLEALSLGVPMVAMPHWTDQPTNAKCIADVWHVGVRVKENEKGIVTKEEVEGCIREVMEGERGNKIRRNSEKWMKLAKTAVDEGGSSDKNITEFAAELARKLHETKDSKV